One window from the genome of Diospyros lotus cultivar Yz01 chromosome 11, ASM1463336v1, whole genome shotgun sequence encodes:
- the LOC127812575 gene encoding protein ENHANCED DISEASE RESISTANCE 2-like, with translation MCPTKQKQKLKHHRAGAELAGRCSRSPAGEQGGDWRDEAINGGSLKHVDLHTGSNGWASPPGDLFSLRAKNFFSKKQKSPSGEWLLQPAGVDWLRSAAKLENLLARPENRVMHALRKAQSRGECGKTFIIAVNLQVPGRDQHSAVFYFATDDPIHSGSLLQRFVDGDDAFRNQRFKIVNRIVKGPWIVRTAVGNYSACLLGKALTCTYHRGPNYLEIDVDIGSSAIASAILHLALGYVTAVTIDMGFLVEAQAEEELPERLFGAVRVCQMEMSSASFVETTPSRKINILNINHSRVGAAKPEDDDGDD, from the coding sequence ATGTGCCCCACGAAGCAGAAGCAGAAACTGAAGCACCACAGAGCCGGCGCCGAACTTGCCGGACGGTGCTCCAGATCGCCCGCTGGGGAGCAGGGCGGCGACTGGAGAGACGAAGCAATCAACGGTGGGTCTCTGAAACACGTGGACCTCCACACGGGATCCAACGGCTGGGCTTCGCCTCCAGGCGATCTGTTCTCCCTCCGAGCCAAAAACTTCTTCTCCAAGAAGCAGAAGTCCCCCTCTGGTGAGTGGTTGCTACAGCCGGCCGGTGTTGACTGGCTCCGGTCGGCGGCCAAGCTCGAGAACTTGCTCGCGCGCCCGGAGAATCGAGTCATGCACGCGCTGCGGAAGGCTCAATCGCGAGGCGAGTGCGGCAAGACCTTCATTATCGCTGTCAATCTCCAGGTCCCCGGCCGGGACCAGCACAGCGCGGTTTTCTACTTCGCGACCGACGATCCGATCCACTCCGGCTCGCTTCTCCAGAGGTTCGTTGACGGCGACGACGCGTTCCGGAACCAACGGTTCAAGATCGTGAACCGGATTGTGAAAGGACCTTGGATCGTCCGGACCGCCGTGGGGAACTACTCGGCTTGCCTCCTCGGGAAGGCGCTGACGTGTACCTATCACAGAGGTCCGAACTACCTCGAGATTGACGTCGACATCGGAAGCTCGGCGATCGCCAGCGCGATCCTGCACCTCGCATTGGGATACGTGACGGCGGTGACGATCGATATGGGGTTTCTGGTGGAGGCGCAGGCGGAGGAGGAGCTCCCGGAGAGGCTTTTCGGCGCGGTTAGGGTTTGCCAGATGGAAATGTCTTCGGCTTCGTTCGTGGAAACGACGCCGTCTCGGAAAATAAATATCCTTAACATCAACCACAGCAGGGTTGGGGCCGCCAAACCTGAGGACGACGACGGCGACGATTGA